In one window of Prevotella sp. E13-17 DNA:
- a CDS encoding OmpA family protein produces MSKKISILVLFCLALTGVQAQTRDSVAFQPHWFVQPQVGVGYHVGEAKFSKLLSPAAQLSVGRQFSPVFGLRLGAAGWQARNWQTHPVAEYKWNFVQANLDATLSLTNLIWGWDADRKWNVYGLAGVGLNVGFNNDDANALQAINESTGIPALTNGGFQKLWDGTKLFPAGRIGAGIEYDLSERVALGLEYNANVLPDKWNSKKGKSDNLDWQQNLLVGVKIALGKTRKHILIEEPVVPEPVVEEKPEPVVEKKPEPVVVEKKPEPVVIPEIPEIPEVKVYFAASSSRLSPAEAEKLQPVVDYLKQYAEKQVTICGYASTDGQKAYNQRLSDRRAKAVARWLVDQGIVAERITAEGKGEMDLGSRKESRAAAVISVKSE; encoded by the coding sequence ATGAGTAAGAAAATATCAATTCTTGTACTGTTCTGTCTGGCGCTGACAGGTGTACAGGCGCAGACAAGAGACTCGGTGGCCTTCCAGCCCCACTGGTTCGTCCAGCCCCAGGTGGGCGTGGGCTACCATGTGGGCGAGGCTAAGTTCTCGAAGTTGCTGTCGCCTGCTGCCCAACTGAGCGTGGGCCGTCAGTTCTCACCTGTGTTCGGACTGCGCCTTGGCGCTGCCGGCTGGCAGGCCCGCAACTGGCAGACACACCCCGTGGCAGAGTATAAGTGGAACTTCGTGCAGGCCAACCTTGATGCAACGCTGTCGCTGACCAACCTCATCTGGGGCTGGGATGCCGACCGTAAGTGGAACGTCTATGGACTGGCTGGCGTGGGCTTGAACGTCGGCTTCAACAACGACGACGCCAATGCCCTGCAAGCCATCAACGAGAGCACGGGCATTCCTGCACTGACTAACGGCGGTTTCCAGAAGCTGTGGGACGGCACAAAGCTGTTCCCTGCCGGACGCATCGGTGCCGGCATCGAATATGACCTCTCTGAGCGCGTGGCTCTCGGATTGGAATACAACGCCAACGTGCTGCCCGACAAGTGGAACTCGAAGAAGGGCAAGAGCGACAATCTGGATTGGCAGCAGAACCTGCTGGTGGGCGTGAAGATAGCCCTGGGCAAGACGCGCAAACACATACTCATCGAGGAGCCTGTAGTGCCCGAGCCAGTCGTCGAGGAGAAACCCGAACCTGTGGTGGAGAAGAAACCCGAACCCGTGGTGGTGGAGAAGAAACCGGAGCCCGTGGTGATCCCCGAGATTCCCGAGATTCCCGAAGTGAAGGTGTACTTCGCTGCCAGCTCATCGCGCCTGTCTCCTGCTGAGGCAGAGAAGCTGCAGCCCGTAGTAGATTATCTGAAGCAGTATGCCGAGAAGCAGGTCACCATTTGTGGCTATGCCTCTACCGACGGCCAGAAGGCCTACAACCAGCGTTTGTCTGACCGACGTGCAAAGGCGGTTGCCCGCTGGCTCGTGGACCAGGGCATCGTTGCCGAGCGTATCACGGCCGAGGGTAAGGGCGAGATGGACTTAGGCAGTCGCAAGGAGAGTCGCGCAGCAGCTGTGATAAGCGTGAAGAGTGAATAA
- a CDS encoding Ig-like domain-containing protein: MKKNFFYALMMPALLLGAVSCTDYQDDIDKLGAENDALRSYNNQTISQLNSIVFQTEKGVVNITVDQPAAATIVYEVEPKELASTLAADITRLSFLCQHDAAMAITDAKGDNSKGTLTITATPSGFDGSKDYSLSLLYSENGRSYQTAYTPVKVITHPTAGSLTINIPATAGGKYGVGASYQLSAEFTPAYVTETEVTWSVDDPTIATISEDGVLTPLKNGTVTIICTSKDNAEATASITIEITGGNLPLDEGGISQGDAE, from the coding sequence ATGAAGAAGAACTTCTTTTATGCATTGATGATGCCCGCACTCTTGCTGGGCGCAGTGTCCTGCACCGACTATCAGGACGACATCGACAAGCTGGGCGCAGAGAACGATGCCCTGCGCAGTTACAACAACCAGACCATCTCGCAGTTGAACTCCATAGTGTTCCAGACGGAGAAAGGCGTGGTGAACATCACTGTGGATCAGCCGGCTGCTGCTACCATCGTCTATGAGGTAGAGCCCAAGGAGCTCGCTTCTACACTGGCTGCCGACATCACCCGACTGAGCTTCCTCTGCCAGCACGATGCTGCAATGGCTATCACTGATGCTAAGGGTGATAACTCCAAGGGGACGCTGACCATCACCGCTACGCCCAGCGGCTTCGACGGCAGCAAGGACTACAGCCTCTCACTGCTCTACAGCGAGAACGGACGCTCCTATCAGACGGCTTACACACCCGTGAAGGTGATCACTCACCCCACTGCAGGAAGCCTGACTATCAATATCCCTGCCACCGCTGGCGGTAAGTACGGCGTCGGTGCCAGCTATCAGCTCAGCGCCGAGTTCACACCTGCCTACGTCACTGAGACCGAGGTAACCTGGAGCGTGGATGATCCTACCATCGCCACCATCAGCGAGGACGGCGTGCTTACACCGCTGAAAAACGGCACCGTAACCATCATCTGCACATCTAAGGATAATGCTGAAGCCACCGCTTCTATCACCATTGAAATTACTGGTGGTAACTTACCCTTGGACGAGGGAGGTATCAGTCAGGGTGACGCAGAATAA
- the folB gene encoding dihydroneopterin aldolase, whose amino-acid sequence MTTIARSEVLLCEARFYAFHGVMPQERKVGAEYTVSVTVGYDYAKAAESDEVDDTLNYAELYELVKHEMQQPSKLLEHVALRMGEAIFQKWSQAAYADIRVMKNNPPMGAACAGAGVNLHLVNDKTKKC is encoded by the coding sequence ATGACGACCATTGCACGCAGTGAAGTGCTGCTCTGTGAGGCCCGATTCTATGCGTTTCATGGGGTGATGCCTCAGGAACGGAAAGTGGGTGCCGAATATACTGTCAGCGTGACGGTGGGCTATGATTATGCCAAAGCAGCCGAGAGCGACGAGGTGGACGACACTCTGAACTATGCTGAGCTGTATGAATTGGTGAAACATGAGATGCAACAGCCTTCGAAACTACTGGAGCATGTGGCACTGCGTATGGGTGAGGCTATCTTCCAGAAATGGTCACAGGCTGCATATGCCGACATACGGGTGATGAAGAACAACCCACCGATGGGGGCTGCCTGCGCAGGAGCAGGCGTCAACCTGCATCTTGTAAACGACAAAACAAAGAAATGCTAA
- a CDS encoding N-acetylmuramoyl-L-alanine amidase has protein sequence MLRRLLYTFFILLGMTCTMTAAGKHRYTLVIDAGHGGKDAGALGKRSKEKNINLSVALAFGRYVEQNCPDVRVIYTRKTDVFIPLHERASIANRNKADVFISIHTNSVASKKPVTGLETYTMGMRRSDEKLSAAMRENNVVLIEQDYQQHYAGFDPRSPESYIIFEMINDDNMLESVELAKLIQKRVCATAGRPNKGVKQDAFLVLRETSMPACLVELGYISTASEEAYLTNPANVDAMGRGIYQAFLEFKNKSQGVTPALPAKTTSKVSQPAETTKPAETPAPTETVKQVEPDKTTEATVIEVSAKAVEPVVAEEEKPVGRTEESAPVGHTSAPVFKVQFLTSERQLRVGNERFKGLKDVESYKDGGLWKYTVGASTDYKLISEKRSEVAKKFPEAFIVAFKDGVRISVQDAIREYKNK, from the coding sequence ATGCTAAGAAGATTATTATATACCTTTTTTATATTATTGGGGATGACCTGTACCATGACGGCAGCAGGAAAACATCGCTATACGTTGGTGATTGATGCTGGACATGGCGGAAAGGATGCCGGCGCACTTGGCAAACGATCGAAAGAGAAGAACATTAACTTGAGTGTAGCGTTGGCTTTTGGACGCTACGTGGAGCAGAACTGCCCCGACGTAAGGGTCATCTATACCCGTAAGACTGATGTGTTCATTCCTTTGCACGAACGTGCCAGCATTGCCAATAGAAACAAGGCGGATGTGTTTATCTCGATACACACCAACTCTGTGGCAAGTAAGAAACCAGTCACGGGACTGGAAACCTACACCATGGGTATGCGGCGCAGCGACGAGAAACTGAGTGCTGCTATGCGCGAGAACAACGTGGTGCTGATAGAGCAAGACTACCAACAGCACTATGCAGGCTTTGACCCGCGTTCGCCAGAGAGCTATATCATCTTTGAGATGATCAATGACGACAACATGCTGGAGAGCGTAGAACTGGCAAAACTGATACAGAAACGTGTCTGTGCTACGGCAGGACGTCCTAACAAGGGTGTGAAGCAGGATGCTTTCCTGGTGCTGCGCGAGACCTCTATGCCTGCCTGTTTAGTGGAGTTGGGCTATATCAGCACTGCATCGGAAGAGGCCTATCTGACCAATCCTGCCAATGTGGATGCTATGGGGCGTGGCATTTATCAGGCATTCTTGGAATTTAAGAACAAGAGTCAGGGCGTCACGCCTGCATTGCCTGCAAAGACAACGTCAAAAGTAAGTCAGCCCGCAGAAACAACTAAGCCCGCTGAAACACCTGCACCGACAGAGACAGTCAAGCAGGTTGAACCAGACAAGACGACAGAGGCAACTGTCATCGAAGTATCTGCCAAGGCTGTAGAACCTGTTGTGGCCGAGGAAGAGAAACCCGTTGGACGGACAGAGGAATCCGCTCCAGTAGGTCATACATCGGCTCCTGTGTTTAAGGTACAGTTTCTTACCAGCGAACGACAGTTGCGTGTGGGTAATGAACGCTTTAAGGGACTGAAGGATGTAGAGAGTTATAAGGATGGAGGGCTGTGGAAGTACACCGTGGGTGCCTCGACCGATTACAAGCTGATCAGCGAGAAACGCAGCGAGGTGGCCAAGAAATTCCCCGAGGCTTTTATTGTTGCCTTCAAAGACGGCGTGCGCATCAGTGTGCAGGACGCCATTCGTGAATATAAAAACAAATAA
- a CDS encoding MlaD family protein, translating into MKYFTKEVRIGLMAIVSIIVLFAGMQFLKGLNLFNRGNEYYAKFDNVSGLSASSPIYANGFKVGVVKKIIYDYHNPKNILALVELNKKLQLPVGTSAEISSDLLGNVKMELKFGKNPLELMEVGDTIRGEIARGSMDQAADMLPQLEAMIPKVDSILMSLNKLLADPALASILHNVDGVTANLTTTTSELNTLTASLNKQMPQMLKKADGVLANTEGFTRQLNEMNLAATMNKVDATMDNLQQTTDKMNSKEGTLGLLINDRALYNNLNATMYHADSLMMDLRLHPKRYVHFSVFGRKGN; encoded by the coding sequence ATGAAGTATTTTACAAAGGAAGTAAGAATAGGCTTGATGGCCATTGTGAGCATCATTGTTCTGTTTGCTGGCATGCAGTTCCTGAAAGGATTGAATCTGTTCAACAGAGGCAATGAATACTATGCAAAGTTTGACAACGTCAGTGGCTTGTCGGCATCGAGTCCTATCTATGCCAATGGCTTCAAAGTAGGTGTTGTCAAGAAGATCATCTATGACTATCATAATCCAAAGAACATCTTGGCCTTGGTGGAACTGAACAAGAAGTTGCAGTTGCCTGTTGGTACTTCAGCCGAGATTTCGAGTGATCTGCTGGGTAATGTGAAGATGGAACTGAAATTCGGTAAAAATCCGTTAGAACTGATGGAGGTGGGCGACACCATCAGGGGCGAGATAGCTCGTGGCTCAATGGATCAAGCTGCCGACATGCTGCCACAGCTTGAGGCCATGATTCCAAAGGTGGACTCTATCTTGATGAGTCTGAACAAACTGTTGGCAGACCCTGCATTGGCAAGTATCCTTCATAATGTGGATGGCGTGACTGCCAATCTCACCACAACCACCAGCGAGTTGAACACCTTGACAGCCTCTTTGAACAAACAGATGCCACAGATGTTGAAAAAGGCTGATGGTGTACTGGCCAATACAGAGGGCTTCACCCGTCAACTGAACGAGATGAACTTGGCTGCAACGATGAATAAGGTGGATGCTACCATGGACAATCTGCAGCAAACCACCGACAAGATGAATAGCAAGGAGGGCACTCTGGGGCTGCTGATTAATGATCGTGCGCTCTATAACAACCTTAACGCAACGATGTATCACGCTGATTCTTTAATGATGGATTTGCGCTTGCATCCCAAACGCTATGTTCACTTCTCGGTATTTGGCAGGAAAGGAAACTAA
- the dnaA gene encoding chromosomal replication initiator protein DnaA, whose amino-acid sequence MQNNYKMLWDNCLHLIKQNVSEQIYKTWFEPIVFESYDPEKRTLLVQVPSPYIYEYLEQYYVRLIAWALNKSFNENVKLTYRLVTDKVNKKIQDWESEGDSSIDEVPPRARANKAPSTIEAAVPQDLNPMLDTKKTFDNYIEGASNKLPRTVGLSIAEHPGKSTFNPFFVFGPSGCGKTHLINAIGLRCKRMYPKKRVLYISARLFQVQFTDSVRQNTTNDFINFYQSLDVLIVDDIQEWASAKETLNTFFHIFDHLFRLGKQIILASDRPPVDLTWVKDRLLTRFSCGLIAELEKPNVQLCVDILESKCRRDGLKISKEVLQYVAQTANGSVRDLEGVLNSLLAYSIVYNSNIDLHLAERVIKRAVKIDNHPLTIDDIMETVCKHYGVNQQQVFSKSRKREFVQARQISMYLAQKYTKMPASRIGQLIGGRDHSTVLYSCSSVEKQLKVNQAFREEMNSIEHSFKLKQ is encoded by the coding sequence ATGCAAAATAATTATAAGATGCTTTGGGACAACTGCCTGCATCTGATCAAGCAGAATGTTTCGGAGCAAATATATAAAACGTGGTTTGAGCCAATCGTTTTCGAGTCGTATGACCCTGAAAAGAGAACGCTATTGGTACAAGTTCCAAGTCCCTATATCTACGAGTACTTGGAGCAATACTACGTGCGTTTGATAGCTTGGGCGCTGAACAAAAGCTTCAACGAGAACGTCAAGTTGACCTATCGACTGGTTACGGATAAGGTTAACAAGAAGATACAAGACTGGGAGAGTGAGGGAGACTCATCCATCGATGAAGTGCCTCCAAGAGCACGTGCCAATAAGGCACCTTCGACCATCGAGGCTGCAGTGCCACAGGACTTGAACCCTATGCTTGACACCAAGAAGACGTTCGATAACTATATTGAGGGTGCCTCGAACAAGTTGCCTCGCACGGTAGGTCTTTCCATAGCCGAACATCCTGGCAAATCTACCTTCAATCCTTTCTTCGTTTTTGGTCCGTCGGGCTGTGGTAAGACGCACCTCATCAATGCCATTGGCTTGAGGTGCAAACGGATGTACCCGAAAAAGCGTGTGCTTTATATCTCAGCACGTCTGTTTCAGGTGCAGTTTACCGACTCTGTACGGCAGAACACCACCAACGACTTTATCAACTTCTATCAGAGTTTGGACGTGCTCATCGTGGATGATATCCAAGAGTGGGCCAGTGCGAAGGAGACGCTGAACACGTTCTTCCACATCTTCGACCACCTGTTCCGTTTGGGTAAGCAGATTATCCTTGCCAGCGACCGTCCTCCTGTGGATTTGACATGGGTGAAGGACCGCCTGTTGACACGTTTCTCTTGCGGACTGATTGCCGAGCTTGAAAAGCCCAACGTGCAGCTCTGTGTGGATATCCTGGAGTCAAAGTGTCGTCGAGACGGTTTGAAGATCTCCAAGGAAGTGTTGCAGTACGTGGCACAGACCGCCAACGGAAGTGTGCGTGACTTGGAGGGCGTGCTGAATTCATTGTTGGCCTATAGCATTGTCTATAACTCTAATATCGACTTGCATCTGGCTGAGCGCGTCATCAAGCGTGCGGTGAAGATAGACAATCATCCGCTCACCATCGATGATATCATGGAGACAGTGTGCAAGCACTACGGCGTGAACCAGCAGCAAGTGTTTAGCAAGAGCCGTAAGCGTGAGTTTGTGCAGGCCCGTCAGATATCGATGTATTTGGCACAGAAGTACACCAAGATGCCCGCCTCACGCATCGGACAGTTGATTGGCGGACGCGACCATTCAACGGTGCTCTACAGTTGTTCCAGCGTGGAGAAGCAGTTGAAGGTGAATCAAGCCTTCAGGGAGGAGATGAACAGCATAGAGCATTCATTTAAGTTGAAACAATAG
- a CDS encoding rhamnogalacturonan lyase: MRKSIITLCALLTASTGYAQKPSDTPASQMEKLDRGLVVVPQSNKHFISWRMLGTDTPNTSFEVLKNGQSLKSDIIGATFMSTSGSATDTYQVNVYQNGQLTETTKAVSPWSKAFLELPLDKPAGSGDYSYSPNDCSVGDVDGDGQYEIFVKWDPSNSKDNSQDGITGPVLIDCYKLDGTKLWRIDLGQNIRAGAHYTQFMVYDFDGDGKAEMMCKTAPGSKDSQGTYVNQATSNVTIKSADNTKSWITSSGRMDGGHEYLTVFNGLTGKAINTIAYYPNRNTKTELSEADGTFNWAVGKTDNHGYNRGDRYLAAVAYLSGPEANPSGIFCRGYYSYAYVWAVDFDGTQLKHRWLHRSDSNTQWSVVDADLKESAKVTAPQATSGSGSNTMFANGNHNLSVADVDGDGKDEIIWGAAAVDDNGNLLYATGFGHGDAIHMGDLNPDRPGLEVFDVHEEKGPYAWDIHDAATGEILLKGGQSGKDNGRGLAADIIADTRGYEFWSAYGGFNSSDRIQNPFNAITKDQVGTVMPSMNFRIYWDGDALDELQDDINIYKYHATTSATRLGLSSRSYPSGLSNNDTKATPCLSADIFGDWREELILRNATNDALNIYTTLTTTKYRVPTLMHDHVYRMGICWQNVAYNQPPHLGYYLPDFIESFQGVDPTGIQEVKSAPTTQDKAYYNLQGQRIEKPQHGIYIHNGKKYLAK; this comes from the coding sequence ATGAGAAAAAGTATTATCACACTGTGCGCCCTCTTGACAGCATCAACGGGCTACGCACAAAAGCCAAGTGATACGCCAGCAAGCCAGATGGAAAAGCTGGATCGTGGACTGGTCGTTGTACCGCAGTCCAATAAGCACTTCATCAGCTGGCGTATGCTGGGCACTGATACACCTAATACATCATTCGAGGTATTGAAAAATGGACAGTCCCTGAAAAGTGACATCATCGGTGCAACCTTCATGTCAACATCTGGTTCTGCCACTGACACCTATCAAGTGAATGTCTATCAAAACGGTCAACTGACAGAAACGACAAAGGCTGTCAGCCCTTGGAGCAAAGCTTTCCTTGAGTTGCCTCTTGACAAGCCCGCAGGAAGTGGTGACTACAGCTATTCGCCTAACGATTGTTCGGTGGGAGATGTGGATGGCGATGGACAATATGAGATCTTTGTCAAATGGGATCCCTCCAACTCTAAGGACAATAGTCAGGATGGTATTACCGGCCCCGTGTTAATAGACTGCTATAAGCTGGATGGAACAAAGCTATGGCGCATAGATCTGGGACAGAACATACGTGCTGGTGCCCACTACACGCAATTTATGGTCTATGACTTCGATGGCGACGGCAAGGCAGAGATGATGTGTAAGACTGCCCCCGGCTCTAAGGACAGCCAAGGCACTTATGTGAACCAAGCTACTTCAAATGTCACCATCAAATCGGCAGACAACACCAAATCATGGATTACATCATCGGGACGCATGGATGGCGGACACGAGTATCTGACCGTCTTCAATGGCTTAACTGGTAAAGCCATCAACACCATTGCCTACTATCCCAACCGTAATACCAAGACCGAACTGAGCGAAGCAGACGGAACATTTAATTGGGCGGTTGGCAAGACGGATAACCACGGCTACAACCGTGGCGACCGTTATTTGGCTGCTGTAGCCTATCTGAGTGGACCAGAGGCTAATCCCAGTGGTATTTTCTGCCGCGGCTACTATAGTTATGCCTATGTATGGGCTGTGGACTTCGATGGTACACAATTGAAGCATCGCTGGCTTCATCGTTCCGATTCTAACACACAATGGTCGGTGGTCGATGCAGATTTAAAGGAGTCTGCAAAAGTGACAGCTCCTCAGGCCACCAGTGGCAGTGGCAGCAATACAATGTTTGCTAATGGCAACCACAACCTCAGTGTGGCCGATGTTGATGGCGATGGCAAAGATGAAATTATCTGGGGCGCAGCAGCCGTTGATGACAATGGAAATCTGCTCTATGCTACGGGCTTCGGTCATGGCGACGCCATACATATGGGTGATCTTAATCCCGATCGTCCCGGACTTGAGGTTTTCGATGTACATGAGGAAAAAGGACCCTACGCATGGGATATCCATGATGCTGCTACCGGTGAGATTCTCTTGAAGGGCGGACAGTCAGGGAAAGACAACGGTCGTGGCTTGGCTGCCGATATCATTGCTGATACTCGTGGCTATGAGTTCTGGTCGGCCTACGGTGGATTCAACAGCAGCGACAGAATCCAAAATCCGTTCAATGCTATCACCAAAGATCAGGTAGGCACAGTGATGCCGTCGATGAATTTCCGAATTTATTGGGATGGTGACGCACTGGACGAACTACAGGATGATATCAACATCTATAAATATCATGCCACGACATCTGCCACCAGACTTGGACTAAGCAGCCGCTCATATCCAAGCGGTCTGTCGAACAATGACACGAAGGCCACGCCTTGTCTCTCTGCCGATATCTTTGGCGACTGGCGCGAAGAGCTCATACTACGCAATGCCACAAATGATGCACTGAATATCTACACAACGCTGACAACCACAAAATACCGCGTCCCCACCCTGATGCACGACCATGTGTATCGCATGGGCATCTGCTGGCAGAACGTGGCCTACAACCAGCCTCCTCATCTGGGCTATTACCTGCCCGACTTCATCGAGTCGTTCCAGGGCGTAGATCCTACGGGCATCCAGGAAGTGAAGAGTGCACCAACCACTCAGGACAAGGCATACTACAACCTGCAGGGGCAGCGCATCGAGAAGCCGCAGCACGGCATCTACATCCACAACGGCAAAAAATATCTTGCCAAATAG